The sequence GCGCGACTCGGGCAGGTGCACGAGCAGGCACAGCGTGAGCCGGCCCTGCACCACCACCTGCTCCACGTCGAGCAGCTCCGCGCCGGCGTCGGCGAGCAGGCCGGTGAGGCGGGAGACGATGCCGGGAGCGTCTCTCCCGGTGACGGTGACGAGCACTCGCTCGGACGGGCGCGAAGTCATGGGCGCCCGTCAGTGTGTCAGCCCCGCATGCGCCCGGCGAGCCCGGAGTGCGAGCGGTGCTTGCCGGCAATCATTCCTTCGGCGCGTCCGAGGAGACGATGAGGTCTCCGCGCTTGAGGAACTCGTTGTCCGGGAAGGCCTTGTAGAAGTCCTCCAGCATCGCGTCCACGTCGGGGTAGCGCTGCTCGCGCTTGTCCTGGGTGGCCTTGTCGAAGAGCTGGTCCAGGCCGCTGGGGGCCTCGGGATTCACCTCGGAGGGCAGCGGCGAGCGGCGACCCGGAATCTGCCCGGTGAGCATCTCGTAGAGGAGGATGCCCAGCCCGTACACGTCCGCGGCCGCGCCCGGCTCCTTGGCGCCGCGGTTCATCAGCTCGGGGGCCATATAGGACATGCCGCCCGTGCCGACGAAGACCTGGGGCATGCCCTTGGTGGCGTCCACCTCCACCACGCGGCCGAGGCCGAAGTCGGACAGCTTCGCGTTGCCGTACGCGTCGAAGAGGACGTTCTCCGGCTTGAGGTTGTGGTGCGTGAGGCCGGCGGCGTGCGCGGCGCGCAGGCCGTACGCCATCTGCAGGAAGGTGCGCAGCGCGACGGGCACCGGTATGCCGTTGCCACCGCCCGCCTCCAGGCGCTCCTTCAGGCTGCCGTGCATCAGCTCCAGCACGAAGTACGGCCGAGCCGCGTCCACGTTCTGGTCCACCACCTGCACCACGCCCGGGTGGCGAACCTGGGCCTGGGCACACAGCTCCTTCTTCAGCCGCTTGAGCACCTCGCCGCGCTGGAGGAAGGAGAAGTAGCCGAAGATGTCCTTCAGCTCCTTGAGGCAGATGTCCAGCCCGAGCGCGGTGAAGCGCCCCTTGAAGACGGTGCCGAGCGGCCCGGTGCCGATGGGGTCGAACTTCTGGTAGCGCAGGTCCATCTCCGCGCCCTTCGGGGCGGGAGCGGCGGCGGCTGGCGCGGCGGCGGGGGCGGGAGCAGCGGGAGGAGGCATGGGGGCGGCGGCGAGCGGCGAGGTGATGGAGGGCAGCGGCGCGGAGCTGGCGGCCGGAGTCTGAGGCGTGGGAGCGAAGGGCGCGGGCGAGATGATGGTCGCCTCCCTGCGCGGCTCGGGGGCGGGCGCCTCGGCGCGGGCCGCCGACGTGATGACGGTTGCCTCCCTGCGCGGCTCGGGGGCGGGCGTCTCCGCGCGGGCCACGGGCGTGGGCGCGGCGGCCGGCGAGGGCCCGGTGGGCGGAGGCAGCGGCAGCGGCGTGGCCGACGGCACCGTCACCTCCAGCGCGGGCATGGCCGTACGCGAGGGGCGCTGCTGGGCCGGAGGCATGGGCGGCGGCGGCGCGGGCGGGGCCGGCGGCTGCGGAGGAGCCAGGACCTCCGTCTCATCCAGCAGCAGCTCCGGCGGGGGCGGCGGCACCAGCAGCGGCTCGTCGGTGCCGGGCGCCACGGGCGGCTCGTCCTCGGCGGCGACGAGCTGATCCGCGAAGAACTCGCCCACCTCGGTGGTGAAGCGCTCCTGCAGGTCGCCACCCGCCACGCGCTCGCCCTGCTCGGTGAGCTTGAGCTGGGCCTCGCGGTCCATGGCGATGTAGTGGAACTTGCGCAGGAAGAAGAAGTAGTTGTCGAACTCCAGCGACACGGACGGCTCGAGCGCGGCCTTCACTTCGGCCAGCTTGTTGGAGCGTCCAAGACGGCCGTTCTCCCTCAGGTTGCGGAGGATGAACAGCGCCTCGCCACTGACGGTGTCGCGGTTGATGGCGGGCTTCGGCATGGGTGGGAGACTCTACGCCGTCCCCGCGCCACCGCTCAACGTGGGACTGCCGGTAAAACGCGCCGCCTACCGATAGAGCTAGAGAGAGCTGGAGCGCGCCGCTACTTGATGCGCAAGAGCTGCTTCACCGTCTCCAGCACTTCCACGAAGCGCACGGGCTTGCGCAGGTAGATGTCCACGCCGAGCTGCATGGCGCGGTCCTGCGCCTCCTTGCCGCCCGCGGAGATGGCGATGATGGGGATGGCGCGCAGGGCCTCCTCCTCGCGCATGCGCTCCACGAGGGCGAAGCCGTCCATCACCGGCATGTACAGGTCCGTCATCACCAGGTTGAAGCGGCCCTCGCGCAGCATGAGGAGCGCGTGGTGCCCGTCCGGAGCGAAGTGGACCTCCAGGGGTACCTTGCCGTGCAGCTCCCCGCTGGCCAGCTTCTTCAGCACGTAGCTGTACATCTCGATGATGTGCGGGTTGTCCTCGACGATGAGCACGCGGTACCCCTCGTGCTCGGCGTGGGACGCGTGGCTGTCAGCTCCTGCCGCACTCAAGATGTCACCCAGTTTCCGCCGGTCCTCTTCGCGCTCGACGCGGACGCCCACACCTCCGGGATGATCGGAGGCCGCCGGCCTCACCCAGGCCACGGTTCCGGCCACTTCTACCGGATCCAGAAGCCCCGGGAAAGAAAGTGCGAGCCGCACCGGGTCACCGAGGGAGAACGCCTGCTCGGTCTGCACGAAGAGCCCCGTATGTGACAGGTTCTCCGTGACGTCCCGGGCCTGGCGCCCGTCCGTGTAGTCCACCCTCAGCACGGCCGGGACCCGGGTGTGCTGGCGCTTGTTCTCTGGTCCCGGGCTCATAACAAGGCGTTGAAATCGCTCGGCAATTTGCTGATGGCCGCCCAGTGTAGCGTCGAGGGTTTATGTTGACAACGCAGCCATTGGGGCAATACGTACGCCCCGCCATGGCGGAGCCCCTGTTCACCCCTGAAGAGCAGAAGAAGTTCGACGCGGGTATCGCGGAGATCATCTCGCACTACCCCCCGGATCGCAAAAGCGCGGGCATGCTCCCGGCGCTGCGGCTGCTGCAGGAGCTCAAGGGCTGGCTCCCGCCGGAAGGCCTGAGGCTGGTGGCGAAGCACCTGGAGGTCACTCCGGAGCGCGCCATGGAAGTGGCGAGCTTCTACGTGATGTACCACCTCAAGAAGCCGGGCAAGTACGTCATCGACGTCTGCACCAACCTCTCCTGCTCGCTCTGGGGCGCGGAGAAGATGCTCGCCTATCTGGAGGAGAAGCTCGGCCTCAAGGCGGGTGAAGCCAACGAGAAGTTCACCTTGCGCGAGACGGAGTGCCTCGCCTCCTGCGGCACGGCGCCGTGCCTGCAAATCAACGAGGATCATCACGAGAGCCTCACCAAGGCGAAGCTGGACGCCATCCTGGCCAAGCTGAGCTGATCCTCCACCCCTTCCTTCTCGGGACGTCATCAACATGGCCTCTACGGCAAAGGCGATTGAACCGATCATCTCGGCGGCCTGGGGCAAGCCGCAGTCCTGGACCCTGGACAGCTACCGCAAGCGGGGCGGCTACGAGGCGCTGAAGAAGGCGCTGGAGATGCAGCCGGCCGCCATCATCGACGAGGTGAAGAAGTCCAACCTCCGCGGCC comes from Pyxidicoccus parkwaysis and encodes:
- a CDS encoding serine/threonine-protein kinase, coding for MPKPAINRDTVSGEALFILRNLRENGRLGRSNKLAEVKAALEPSVSLEFDNYFFFLRKFHYIAMDREAQLKLTEQGERVAGGDLQERFTTEVGEFFADQLVAAEDEPPVAPGTDEPLLVPPPPPELLLDETEVLAPPQPPAPPAPPPPMPPAQQRPSRTAMPALEVTVPSATPLPLPPPTGPSPAAAPTPVARAETPAPEPRREATVITSAARAEAPAPEPRREATIISPAPFAPTPQTPAASSAPLPSITSPLAAAPMPPPAAPAPAAAPAAAAPAPKGAEMDLRYQKFDPIGTGPLGTVFKGRFTALGLDICLKELKDIFGYFSFLQRGEVLKRLKKELCAQAQVRHPGVVQVVDQNVDAARPYFVLELMHGSLKERLEAGGGNGIPVPVALRTFLQMAYGLRAAHAAGLTHHNLKPENVLFDAYGNAKLSDFGLGRVVEVDATKGMPQVFVGTGGMSYMAPELMNRGAKEPGAAADVYGLGILLYEMLTGQIPGRRSPLPSEVNPEAPSGLDQLFDKATQDKREQRYPDVDAMLEDFYKAFPDNEFLKRGDLIVSSDAPKE
- a CDS encoding NADH-quinone oxidoreductase subunit NuoE family protein, whose amino-acid sequence is MAEPLFTPEEQKKFDAGIAEIISHYPPDRKSAGMLPALRLLQELKGWLPPEGLRLVAKHLEVTPERAMEVASFYVMYHLKKPGKYVIDVCTNLSCSLWGAEKMLAYLEEKLGLKAGEANEKFTLRETECLASCGTAPCLQINEDHHESLTKAKLDAILAKLS
- a CDS encoding TIGR02266 family protein; this encodes MSPGPENKRQHTRVPAVLRVDYTDGRQARDVTENLSHTGLFVQTEQAFSLGDPVRLALSFPGLLDPVEVAGTVAWVRPAASDHPGGVGVRVEREEDRRKLGDILSAAGADSHASHAEHEGYRVLIVEDNPHIIEMYSYVLKKLASGELHGKVPLEVHFAPDGHHALLMLREGRFNLVMTDLYMPVMDGFALVERMREEEALRAIPIIAISAGGKEAQDRAMQLGVDIYLRKPVRFVEVLETVKQLLRIK